The DNA region CGCAGTGATTTCAGAGACGCTGGGAGAAAATAAGGCGATGAGCCGGTTATCTGAGTTTGTGAAGAGGTTCTTCAAGACGCTGAAAGTTATGGATGGCTTCACGGTCTCCTCATCGCTAGGGCTGTCGTACAGGCTGCAAAAGGTTCGGCACTGCCGGATCTGGTCCAGACAGAATCGTGTATTCGAGAGCGATGTGAGAGATTTCTTTCTGGAAGGGGTTTCAGGGACCACAAATTTCAGAGCTGAGGTCTTTGATCTTGAAGAACGGACGGTAAAACTTTTCTCGGGAATGGCTAGGGGAGTTGCGGCCTCATGCATTTCTCTCCCCGGTCTTTTCCCGCCTTATATGGATAGATACGTTACCACTACTTATCTTAGCCAGATTCCGGTATCGTTTCTCTCGGATGGAGATATAGTTCTGGTAAACCTTAGAGATCCATCTTCCGGCAGGCTAAAAACAGCTTCAGATTTGCTGTTTCAGTCTATGGAGGTCCGCTCTTTGAACTATGCGAGGGAGATGCTTTCACATTCCAAATGCCAATTAGTAAGAGTTTCGAAGATAGTCTGTTCGGACAGCGCATTTGATTTTTTAGAGAAGTTGAGAAAGAGATTGTAGTTTTGGCAAGTGGTAGTATTGATATGTGTTATTTGCTGTCGGAATAAAGGGGTGAATGGGGGGCAGCCAAATGTTCAAAACAATGGTGATAATCGGCACTCTTCTTGCAATGGGATTCTACCTCGTCAGCGGTACGAAAAAAGGATTAGATGAGTTTGTAACGATGGAGTATGACGGCAGAACGAGACAAAGCATAGTTCATCTACCTCCGACAATAAAAGACGAGGAGTTGCCAGTAGTCTTTGTCTTTCATGGTCTTTTTGGCAATAGTAACTACACAAAGAATACATACGGAATAACGGAAGTTGCAGACAAAGAGGGTTTCATTTCGGTCTATCCTGAAGGGACCGGCCCTCTGAACAGTGTTTTCTTGAGCTGGAATTCGGGGTTCTGTTGCGGATACGCTATGGAAAACAATGTTGATGATGTCTCGTATATTTACGAGCTAGTTGGCGAAATAAGAAACAGCTATCCCGTTGACGAGACTAGAATTTATCTTGTCGGTCTTTCTAATGGAGGTATGCTTGTCTATAGGCTTATGTCCCAGTATCCAGAACTATTTGCAGCTTGTGCCATTGTCTCCTCTTCTCCAGCGGGTGGAACTGATGAAAATGCCGTAGTTATGATAGACCCTCCGGACGTAGGAGTTCCGCTTATAGTGTTTCATGGGATGAAAGATCCTATAATACCCTTTCAGGGAGGTTTTTCGAGCAGCTCCGAAGCCAACGGAATGTATTTTCCCCCGGCAGAAGAGTCTGTGGAATTCTGGGCAACAAAGATGGGAGCAAGTACCCTACAAGAGACACAACAGGAAAATGGACTGGTCATACTGAAAGAGTACACCGGGAAAGACGAGAGAAGTCTTGTCCATTTCTACACTATAACTGACGGTGATCACACCTGGCCGGGAAGAGAAAAGGGGATCGACTCTCTCAGCAGTTCCTCCAATGCAAGCATAAAAGCCAGTGAAATGATCTGGGAGTTTTTTGAAGCCAAGCACCTAGAATGATTTCTTATGTACTTCTAGGTGATATCATTTTACATAGCCAACTCCTGGTTCCTGAAACTTCCCCAATCTGAATCCTCTTCTTATAAGAAACTCGTGAATCTCATTATCGGAATCACTATTGCCAGGAAAGATAGCAGTATCTCCCCCATTATTAGTAACTCTGTGCATCTCGCAGAATTCGGCTGCAAGGAAATCTCCAAAAACGTGCCCCGAGATGACAACATCCGTGAAGTCTTTCTCAAAGGGAATCTCCTCTACCAAGCCATCAACAACATAGAAATTACTTAATCCTTCTACTTTCGCCCCTTTTTTCAAGTACGCCCTCAAAGTTCTCATCGGCTCAACTACGTGAACGACTGATTTTTCCTAGTTCACCGTAACGAATGACAGCCTGCCAGTACCCGCTCACAAATCGACAACTCTCTTGCCACTTAATTTAACCAAGTCTGTCAGTAATTTGTCATTCCATTTCGTGAATTCGAGAGAGTCGTATACAGATGGATCGACGATGTATACAATCCAGTCGTTCGCATTCTTCAGTACTTCTTATTCTGCTTCTCTGATCTCTTCTTTAGATGAGTTTTCCGAGGTTTCTTTCACGATTCTTTCGAATATCTCCTCGGTGTTAGGAAGAACCTTCTTGAAGTACCAGAGGATTTCTGGATTGGTCTTTAGAACTATTGCCAGAGATTGTTAGAATAAATGGTTTCTTGCAAGATGGGAGATATTGTGCTTTTCCAGCAGTAGATGAGTCTTGATGTCAATGTTTTTAACATCGATCCAGTTCAGTGACAAGAAAATCACTCCATTGGATGAATTCTATTATGCGTTGTATCATGATAAAATCTGGATTATCTTTGGTCTTTTTGACGGGAGTTTTTATGAAGCTTAACCACAACAAATTCGAGAGAAGGCTTGGAGTTTTCTTCATGGTTTTGTGGATCGTGATTTTCATCTTCTACTTGACCTGGGACGGGTGGCTTTATGAGTGGCAAGATTGCGGTTACAGTGGGCCAAACCAGCATTTCGATCTCGATCTTCTTGATATGGAATACGAGCGTACTGCTGACGGCGAGATTACTTATTTCTCGACGAACAACTTACATAATTTGATCTATCTGTGTTATCTAATATTCTTGATCGGTTGGTTGGCTCTGTTATTTGGGTGGGAGTGGGCCAAACAGGGGGCAATGGCGACAATGGGAGTTTCTCTTGTTGCGGCGCTCTCAACTCTCGATCTTTCCGACCATATTTACATGCTCCAGATAGTATATGACGTCGTGCATCTTTCGGGAATAGTTATTGGTGCCTACCTCTTTTCGAAATACTATCTGAAGACCTCTAAGAGTTTGCCGATTGTCTTTGGCACGTGGGCAATATATCTTATAAGCCATTTGATGTTCACACCCTGGCCTTTCTGGGAGAAAGTCGGGCAAGCCTATTTCAGTGTTAACCAGATAAACAATTTGCCATTCTTTTTGTTTGGAATCGAGTACGTTCTTGTTGTAGCTATAATACTCTCAGTCAATTTCGTAGTTGAAAAAATGAATTCCAGAACTTCCAATAGAGTCTTAAGAGTACTAATTCCTCTTGGGCTATATTCCCTTTTATGCCTGGTTATGTATTCGATGGGTCTGATAATTGTCCAGGATATGGACATGAGAACCTGTATTATTGGATGATTATGTAATCTTCATCTGCCCCAGTTCGCTTGTTTTTCGAAGTACCTGTACCGCGACAAGTCTTCCTTTGGCATCGTAATATCTTATGGCATCTCTTATATCCTTTAACTCGTCTGGTTTCATCATTATATATTCGTAACCTTCCCAGACCTTCCAGTTCTTCATCAAAACCCTCCTGAAAGAGATTTTCGGTTTCTATGGTAACACGCATAAGATGAGTATGCAGAATTTCCACGAACATAACAATGCGTGCAATTAACTGAATCGAAAGCGAATGAAAGCAGAGAATTTAACAAGAAGGCATCTGCCATCCGGCTGATCACATCTCAATTAACTACGAAGTGATAATCAACCGTAGTTGCGCTAGATTGGAGATTAACTTGACTGATCATAGTTTGTAAGGGATGGAAGAGATGGTAGAATGAGTCTGTAAACGATAAGGATTACGTACTTATTTAATTGACTGTTTCTTTATTCTTCGGCAGCCTTCAAGAGGATCGTTTTGGATCCAGTATTGACTAGTCAGCTTGAAATTTGAACATGTAAACTTAGTGTCGTTGTTTTTAGTCTATATATTAGTTCAATAGTTTGAAGGGAGGGTATTTTATGAGAAAGACTATTCTAGGATTTCTATTACTACTGCTTTTAGTCTTGCCTTGTTCAACTCTTTTCTCAACGGAGACTGAGATGCCTGTTGTTCAGCCCCCTATGGTTGTAACCACTATGGGGCAGAGTCCGGGTGCTTTGATGTTCAGACTGGTGTGTACTAGAAGCCAGATTGCCTGTGTTCAGGAGGATCTCTTGACTGCCGAACAGCTTGCCGAGATGGCGGCAGGAGAAAATGCTCCAAAGACATTGGTCATAACCACAGGAACGAGTCTCAAAGGAATGGGAGCTGCCGGTATTGATATGAATTTCGAGGTGAAAAGGGTTGAAGCTCTTATTTCCAAGGCTAAAGAACTCGGAATGACGATAATTGGTGCACACATTGAGGGAATGGCGCGCCGTGTAGATTCTACTGACGAGAAGTCAATCAACACAGTGATTCCAGAATCAGATCTGATTCTTGTCATTGCTGACAGTGATTCTGATGGTTTCTTCACCAATTACTCTGAAGAGAATGGAATACCTCTAGTGAAGGTTAATGAATCGCTAGAGATTGGACCCGCTCTCAAAGAACTGTTTTAGTAGGAGAGAGCACAACAATGATTCTCTTATCCATCGACCTTTAGGTCGATTCTAAAGGGGGAGTGTGCTAGTGTACTTCCACGCTGGTCTAATACTTGCCGTTATTGCGATCTCGTTTGGGATTGCAAAGGCTCTAAAGTTAAGTGTTGAGCTCTCTATGCTGGTTGCTGCAATTGCAGCGGCGATTGTTCATTCGGGAGGCGCAATTCCTGTTCGTCATCTGGTTGAAGGCTCTTTCACTTATCTTGATGTCTGTTTGATCTTTATTACGGCTACTTTCTTCATGAATCTGATAAAGGAGTCTGGGGGAGTCGCCTTTTTAGTAAGGCGTATAGTTACCGCCTTCCACAAAAGCAGGGCGCTTTGCCTTTTCTTCCTGACCCTGCTCTTATTGATTCCTGGAGCGCTGACTGGATCCGGTGCTACTACTGTTCTTACAGTAGGAACACTGGTAGGTACGGTTCTCACGTACATGGGAATATCCGAAAAACGAGTGGCTGCGATAATTTTTATCTGTGCCGCAATGAGTGCTGCTGCGCCCCCAGTTAATCTCTGGGCCATGATGGCAGCCGCCGGCTCGAACATGCCTTATGTAGGCTTCTTCATTCCGCTTTTAGTACTGTCGCTTGCGGGCTCTCTTTTTGCAATGTTCTTCCTTGGTGGAAAAGGCAAAAAAGTTGAGCTGAGCGAGGCGCTTAAAGAGCTGCCGGAAGCGCCTGCGAAAATGAACTGGGTAAGGGTAGGTATTCCCTTTGTTGTTCTGATCTTCTTAATAATGGCGGGACGAATTTGGCCTCACTCAATTCCTACGCTGGGACTACCGTTCATGTTCGTTGTGGCATCCATCTTTGCGATTTTCCTAAGCCCCAAGAAGCTAGAAATCCTCAAAATCGCTACAAATACCATTAACACTTTGATCCCTCTTGTAGGAATCATGATAGTTGTGGGTATTTTGATACAGATAATGGCTTTGAGCGGCGCAAGGGGATTG from Mesotoga sp. BH458_6_3_2_1 includes:
- a CDS encoding C4-dicarboxylate ABC transporter — encoded protein: MYFHAGLILAVIAISFGIAKALKLSVELSMLVAAIAAAIVHSGGAIPVRHLVEGSFTYLDVCLIFITATFFMNLIKESGGVAFLVRRIVTAFHKSRALCLFFLTLLLLIPGALTGSGATTVLTVGTLVGTVLTYMGISEKRVAAIIFICAAMSAAAPPVNLWAMMAAAGSNMPYVGFFIPLLVLSLAGSLFAMFFLGGKGKKVELSEALKELPEAPAKMNWVRVGIPFVVLIFLIMAGRIWPHSIPTLGLPFMFVVASIFAIFLSPKKLEILKIATNTINTLIPLVGIMIVVGILIQIMALSGARGLISLAVVTLPMWVLFAALWLILPVSEGLLQYAVAPLLGVPLILLFNMKGMDAIIALSAMAVMWPVGDILPPTAVVGRATVMELKFKGRYYKDFLKTSLVPMGFILLIATLFLIFSNELSFLVGG
- a CDS encoding PHB depolymerase family esterase; translated protein: MFKTMVIIGTLLAMGFYLVSGTKKGLDEFVTMEYDGRTRQSIVHLPPTIKDEELPVVFVFHGLFGNSNYTKNTYGITEVADKEGFISVYPEGTGPLNSVFLSWNSGFCCGYAMENNVDDVSYIYELVGEIRNSYPVDETRIYLVGLSNGGMLVYRLMSQYPELFAACAIVSSSPAGGTDENAVVMIDPPDVGVPLIVFHGMKDPIIPFQGGFSSSSEANGMYFPPAEESVEFWATKMGASTLQETQQENGLVILKEYTGKDERSLVHFYTITDGDHTWPGREKGIDSLSSSSNASIKASEMIWEFFEAKHLE
- a CDS encoding DUF6305 family protein → MRKTILGFLLLLLLVLPCSTLFSTETEMPVVQPPMVVTTMGQSPGALMFRLVCTRSQIACVQEDLLTAEQLAEMAAGENAPKTLVITTGTSLKGMGAAGIDMNFEVKRVEALISKAKELGMTIIGAHIEGMARRVDSTDEKSINTVIPESDLILVIADSDSDGFFTNYSEENGIPLVKVNESLEIGPALKELF